GAGATGTGGAACTGCCCTTATCAAACTGAACTTTTCCCAATATATGCTGAAGAAAAAGAAAACAGCCCCTCTCTTAAGGCAATTAGCCAAGCTGCTAAAAGTGAAAAAACCTATATTGTTGCTGGTTCTATCCCTGAAAAACACAACGGCAAAACCTATAACTCAAGCTTCTTTTTCAACCCAGAAGGTGAGATAATAGGGGTGCATCGCAAAATCCATCTATTTGATATTGATGTGCCAGACGCAGTCAGCTTCAAAGAGTCACAAACCCTAACTGCAGGTAACAAGATCACTGTTGTGGACACAGAACTTGGAAAAATCGGGATATGCATCTGTTATGATATGCGTTTTCCAGAACTCTTGCGTTTAATGGCGCTTCGAGGTGCCAAGTTAATCATTATTCCAGGAGCATTTAACATGACCACAGGACCTGTTCATTGGAAACCTCTCATAAAAATTCGTGCAGTCGATAACCAGCTTTATGTGGCTGCTGTTTCACCAGCACGAAATGATAAATCACACTATGTGGCATATGGTCATTCAATGGTTGCAGATCCTTGGGGGAAAGTAACCAATGAGGCAGGGTCTGGTGAAGAAATAATATACGCTACTATTGATTATTCATTTATTAGAAAAGTAAGGGTTGAACTTCCTCTTTTAAAAAACCGGCGAGAAGAAATTTATCATCTAGATAAAAAAATAGGAAAATGATTCAGATTATTTTTTCTGAATCTTCTTTAAAGCCTTGTTGCATGCTTTTTTAAATTCTTTATCACCAGTAGCAGCCCTACGAGCTTTTTTAATAGGATCGATTCCCTTTTCATCCCCAATATCTCCCAGGGCTTTAACAGCCGCCACCCTTACACCCCAATCTTCATCAGTTAGGGTATCAATAAGGGGGTCTACCGCACTATTGTTCCCTATTTCACCTAAGGCTTTGGATGCAAACTTACGAACACTCCAATCACCATCATCAAGAGCTTCAACCAGTTGACCCACTACTTTATCACTCTTAATATCTTTCAGGGCAAGAGTAGCATATCTTCGGATCTTACCCTCCTCATTTTTTAGTATCAGCACCAGAGGATCAATGGCCGGTTCTCCAATTTTGCCCAGGGCTTTTGCCGATGCAAATCTAACTTGAGGGTTTTCATCATTTAAAACATTTAAAAGTGGTTCAATAGCAGTTTCAGTGCCGGTTTCACCTAACTTTTCAGCAGCTTCTTTTCTTTTATCAGGATCGTCATCTTTCAGATTCTCTATTAAAATATCTAAATCTTCATTATCA
This Methanobacterium sp. DNA region includes the following protein-coding sequences:
- a CDS encoding carbon-nitrogen hydrolase family protein yields the protein MKDIFNLAMCQMQVVDDKKKNIANALKMIKEASSNSDLVILPEMWNCPYQTELFPIYAEEKENSPSLKAISQAAKSEKTYIVAGSIPEKHNGKTYNSSFFFNPEGEIIGVHRKIHLFDIDVPDAVSFKESQTLTAGNKITVVDTELGKIGICICYDMRFPELLRLMALRGAKLIIIPGAFNMTTGPVHWKPLIKIRAVDNQLYVAAVSPARNDKSHYVAYGHSMVADPWGKVTNEAGSGEEIIYATIDYSFIRKVRVELPLLKNRREEIYHLDKKIGK
- a CDS encoding HEAT repeat domain-containing protein, yielding MLTDNEDLDILIENLKDDDPDKRKEAAEKLGETGTETAIEPLLNVLNDENPQVRFASAKALGKIGEPAIDPLVLILKNEEGKIRRYATLALKDIKSDKVVGQLVEALDDGDWSVRKFASKALGEIGNNSAVDPLIDTLTDEDWGVRVAAVKALGDIGDEKGIDPIKKARRAATGDKEFKKACNKALKKIQKK